The following are encoded together in the Pararhizobium qamdonense genome:
- a CDS encoding hydantoinase/oxoprolinase family protein — protein MIRLATDVGGTFTDLVGYDERSGELFTAKSLTTVKNQSRGVLNAISSAEEKCGLRTRDVTFFAHGGTTVINAITERKGVRTALVTTAGFRDVLEIGRGNRPDLYNLQFHSPEPFVPRELRFEVRERLDASGHIVQPLELDDLRPIIARCKEEKIEAIAILFLHSYANPEHEILCAGILADALPEVTVCASHAVSRQWREYERTNTAVLNAYVQPIIQYYFERLEEALIKRGLTCPYYAMQSNGGISTFDQAVDSPLTLVESGPAGGVAGAARIGEALGESEVLSLDVGGTTAKCSLIHDGRPTLNVDYKLEHTRIRPGHPVQVPVVDIVEIGSGGGSIARLDDRGALRVGPESAGSTPGPACYGHGGKKPTLSDAILTVGIFDPATFAGGSMHLDKQKAADAIATVATPLGISIEDAAIAIIDISHASMINALKLVTVQRGHDPRDAAFVVSGGAGPALATRLGRDLSVKATVIPPHPGIFSAWGMLAAEPRADFRSTWLSALTAEALGELSAKFDGLEAEAVAYFAKGHDADIRFTYQVEARYRGQEHGVFAQFDRHDDAQSFAERFHAAHERAYSFRLANAGIEITTLHLEAVLNGPVITLPSLPATGTGIRAEATARRDVYFGAVLGWVSCPVYQRGLLGAGQMFEGPMIVEEATATTLVLENQVLEVTDTGILIIRENSGKAG, from the coding sequence ATGATCAGACTGGCAACCGATGTCGGCGGTACTTTCACCGATCTTGTCGGATATGACGAACGCAGCGGCGAACTGTTCACGGCAAAGAGCCTGACAACCGTCAAGAATCAATCGAGAGGCGTGCTCAATGCCATCTCTTCGGCTGAAGAGAAGTGCGGGCTTCGAACGCGCGACGTCACCTTCTTTGCCCATGGCGGCACGACCGTGATCAATGCCATTACCGAGCGCAAGGGCGTGCGCACGGCGCTGGTGACCACGGCAGGCTTCCGCGACGTGCTGGAGATCGGCCGGGGGAACCGCCCCGATCTCTACAATTTGCAGTTCCACAGTCCGGAGCCTTTCGTTCCCCGGGAATTGCGCTTTGAAGTGCGCGAACGTCTCGACGCCTCCGGGCACATCGTCCAGCCGCTCGAACTGGATGACCTGCGGCCGATCATTGCCCGCTGCAAGGAGGAAAAGATCGAGGCGATCGCCATTTTGTTTCTGCACAGCTATGCCAATCCCGAGCATGAGATCCTGTGCGCGGGCATTCTGGCGGACGCGCTTCCCGAGGTCACGGTCTGCGCCAGCCATGCCGTCTCGCGGCAATGGCGGGAGTATGAGCGCACCAACACGGCAGTGCTGAATGCCTATGTCCAGCCGATCATCCAATATTATTTCGAGCGGCTGGAGGAAGCGCTGATCAAGCGCGGCCTGACCTGCCCCTATTATGCGATGCAGTCCAACGGCGGCATCTCGACATTCGACCAGGCGGTCGACAGTCCGCTGACGCTCGTCGAATCAGGTCCCGCCGGCGGCGTTGCAGGTGCAGCGAGGATCGGGGAAGCGCTCGGTGAAAGCGAGGTCCTGTCGCTGGATGTTGGTGGCACCACGGCCAAGTGCTCGCTGATCCATGACGGGCGCCCGACTTTGAATGTCGATTACAAACTCGAACATACCCGCATCCGCCCCGGACATCCCGTGCAGGTGCCGGTGGTGGATATCGTCGAGATCGGCTCCGGCGGCGGGTCCATCGCCCGGCTGGACGACCGGGGCGCCTTGCGCGTTGGCCCCGAAAGTGCCGGCTCCACGCCCGGACCGGCCTGCTATGGGCATGGTGGCAAAAAGCCGACATTGTCGGATGCCATTTTGACCGTCGGCATCTTCGATCCTGCCACCTTTGCCGGCGGCAGCATGCATCTGGACAAGCAGAAAGCGGCCGACGCGATCGCCACCGTCGCCACCCCGCTGGGTATCAGCATCGAGGATGCGGCGATCGCCATCATCGACATCTCGCATGCCAGCATGATCAATGCCCTGAAGCTGGTGACGGTACAGCGCGGCCACGATCCGCGCGATGCGGCTTTTGTCGTCAGCGGCGGGGCCGGACCGGCGCTCGCCACCCGGCTTGGCCGGGACCTCAGCGTCAAGGCGACGGTCATCCCGCCGCATCCGGGCATTTTTTCCGCCTGGGGCATGCTGGCAGCCGAACCCCGCGCCGATTTCCGCAGCACCTGGCTTTCAGCCCTGACGGCAGAGGCACTCGGCGAGCTGTCGGCAAAATTCGACGGGCTGGAAGCCGAGGCCGTCGCCTATTTCGCCAAGGGTCACGATGCGGATATCCGCTTCACCTACCAGGTCGAAGCCCGCTATCGCGGGCAGGAGCATGGCGTGTTCGCCCAGTTCGATCGCCATGACGACGCACAAAGTTTTGCCGAGCGTTTTCATGCGGCGCATGAGCGGGCCTATTCGTTCCGTCTCGCCAATGCCGGTATTGAAATCACCACCCTGCATCTCGAAGCGGTGCTGAATGGTCCCGTGATCACCTTGCCGTCGCTGCCCGCAACCGGTACTGGTATCAGGGCAGAGGCAACAGCCCGCCGGGACGTCTATTTCGGTGCAGTGCTCGGCTGGGTTTCATGCCCGGTCTATCAGCGCGGCCTCCTGGGCGCGGGGCAGATGTTTGAGGGTCCGATGATCGTGGAGGAGGCAACGGCAACGACACTCGTTCTGGAAAACCAGGTGCTTGAAGTGACGGATACGGGTATCCTGATCATCCGCGAAAACAGTGGCAAGGCGGGATAA
- a CDS encoding acyl-CoA thioesterase produces the protein MSGQSLVTYVGVAHPWMCDVMGHMNVRHYAAMFDDASFQLLGHIAGAEGLSDTSRGWADVRSEVEYKHETKAGALLTIHSRVIKAGRSSVTFEQVMSGSLDGVVHAVNRTVSVRFDLIERTAVALDAGMLARVEALQAGAAANENSAG, from the coding sequence ATGTCCGGTCAATCCCTGGTCACCTATGTCGGCGTTGCCCATCCCTGGATGTGCGATGTGATGGGGCATATGAATGTACGCCATTATGCGGCGATGTTTGACGATGCCAGCTTTCAGCTTCTTGGGCATATTGCCGGTGCCGAAGGGCTTTCCGATACAAGCCGCGGCTGGGCCGATGTGCGCTCCGAGGTCGAATACAAGCACGAGACCAAGGCTGGCGCGCTGTTGACGATCCACTCGCGCGTGATCAAGGCCGGGCGCAGTTCGGTGACGTTCGAGCAGGTCATGTCCGGTTCGCTTGATGGCGTCGTTCATGCGGTCAATCGAACGGTGAGCGTGCGGTTTGATCTTATCGAGCGGACAGCCGTGGCGCTTGACGCCGGTATGCTGGCGCGCGTCGAGGCGCTGCAGGCGGGCGCAGCCGCCAACGAGAACAGTGCTGGCTAA
- the rpsU gene encoding 30S ribosomal protein S21, which translates to MQVLVRDNNVDQALRVLKKKLQREGVFREMRMREAYEKPSVKKARQKAEAISRQRKNARKQLQREGLLPAPKKKPTR; encoded by the coding sequence ATGCAAGTATTGGTTCGCGACAACAACGTCGATCAGGCTCTCCGAGTGTTGAAGAAGAAGCTTCAGCGCGAAGGTGTCTTCCGTGAAATGCGTATGCGGGAAGCATACGAAAAGCCGTCCGTCAAAAAGGCGCGCCAGAAGGCAGAGGCTATCAGCCGCCAGCGCAAGAATGCGCGCAAGCAGCTGCAGCGCGAAGGCCTTCTGCCGGCACCGAAGAAGAAGCCGACCCGCTAA
- a CDS encoding LuxR C-terminal-related transcriptional regulator codes for MVTHQSRFQPPVNGGQHIRRRNLLQQLQRLGPRRLTTIIAPAGYGKTSFAAQWYDLMRNHAGKLVWLPLEADDCDQSHFLVALLEALEELQPGEGRGLDASGMSVATLLSVLVTRLRRIDTPVTLFLDDYHFAQTDATESLLAKLLAAKDLAHVKFVLISRSAPRFPLSALRLNGELKQIGVTDLSFSDTEAQEFFVGRSEKLTREQIGELNKRTEGWAVALQMVRVLVAESGHSASILESFDGSNIEMARYLSEQVFSSLPSDIQHFLVETASLPAISRTLAAAISASPDAAALFNRLADHALPIAVLDNQGMWIRCHPVFNSFLKEEAARVGIDTRDILKKAARWFQTRDDCDAAVRHALLAGDTALAAEIVETCGGWRRVYATTRGGTLLFQTLIAKAANINLSGYPLTTLGLSVISAKAGQLDAANHYLAIAERACTGEALSRDLRVVRVLMSLYTDHWASTSDLSALEADLSYGGDMELIHRALALNMLAYNFLIRTDLDRAMHYGQLAMRAFRDGGADFGAMHLYTHIGQAAFFSGDSASAEDAYRSLIVEAQTNIGEGSDLDAVGQVLLSEVLSMRGELDAASGALSWALPHLERHDTWFDLLAAGFMAQQRVLRLNGDILAAHAAIDSARATARRRGFERLTRLIDGERVTLLVATGDIEEAVRYAEASGFPLQAAYTDAPNNLGLNLRGCVPALLWTRIYTARGDIARARDVFDRLRTQQALKPHVPRHIELALLDIKLLQAEDQPEKAAACLSNLLLSQPIADYRAILQIEGADFANDLRRLATLVEIPAVIAQRLAHILDGPVIKIPSEASSVGAAAADLSRETGGLTERERSVMRLLSAGLSNKEIGRKLDLSDNTVKFHLRNIFAKLNVTTRTAAVMASRNAGVSP; via the coding sequence ATGGTCACGCATCAAAGCCGTTTTCAACCGCCGGTAAATGGCGGCCAGCATATCAGGCGCCGCAATCTGCTGCAGCAACTGCAGCGTTTGGGCCCCCGGCGGCTGACGACCATCATCGCGCCTGCCGGCTACGGGAAGACGTCTTTCGCCGCGCAATGGTATGATCTGATGCGAAACCATGCGGGCAAACTGGTCTGGCTGCCGCTGGAAGCCGACGATTGCGACCAGAGCCACTTTCTCGTCGCCCTGCTGGAGGCCTTGGAGGAGCTGCAGCCGGGCGAGGGACGCGGCCTTGACGCCAGCGGCATGTCCGTCGCCACGCTGTTATCCGTACTCGTCACCCGGTTGCGCCGGATCGACACGCCGGTCACGCTGTTTCTGGACGACTACCATTTTGCCCAGACGGATGCGACGGAATCTCTTCTGGCCAAGCTTTTGGCCGCGAAGGACCTTGCCCACGTCAAATTCGTCCTGATTTCCCGCAGCGCGCCACGATTTCCGCTGTCGGCTCTGCGCCTCAATGGCGAACTCAAGCAGATCGGCGTAACCGATCTGAGCTTTTCGGACACGGAAGCCCAGGAATTCTTTGTTGGCCGCTCCGAAAAACTGACGCGTGAACAGATCGGCGAGCTGAACAAGCGCACCGAAGGCTGGGCCGTGGCGCTGCAGATGGTGCGCGTTCTCGTAGCCGAAAGCGGTCACAGCGCCTCCATTCTGGAATCGTTCGACGGCAGCAATATTGAAATGGCCCGGTATCTGTCCGAACAGGTATTTTCCAGCCTGCCATCCGATATCCAGCATTTCCTCGTGGAAACCGCATCGCTTCCTGCGATCAGCCGCACGCTGGCCGCAGCCATCTCCGCAAGTCCGGATGCCGCGGCACTCTTCAACCGGCTTGCCGATCATGCCTTGCCGATCGCCGTGCTCGACAATCAGGGAATGTGGATCCGGTGCCACCCCGTCTTCAACAGTTTCCTCAAGGAAGAGGCCGCACGGGTTGGGATCGACACGCGGGATATCCTGAAAAAGGCCGCACGCTGGTTTCAAACCCGCGACGATTGCGATGCGGCGGTCCGTCATGCTCTGTTGGCGGGCGATACGGCCCTCGCCGCAGAGATTGTCGAGACATGCGGCGGATGGCGGCGGGTCTACGCGACCACGCGCGGCGGCACGCTCTTGTTCCAGACGTTGATCGCCAAGGCTGCCAATATCAATCTGTCCGGCTATCCGCTGACAACGCTTGGTCTGTCCGTGATCAGCGCAAAGGCAGGCCAGCTCGATGCCGCCAACCATTATCTGGCGATTGCCGAGCGGGCCTGCACAGGCGAGGCATTGTCACGCGACCTGCGGGTGGTGCGCGTGCTGATGTCGCTCTATACCGATCACTGGGCCAGCACTTCCGATCTTTCTGCGCTGGAAGCGGATCTTTCCTATGGCGGCGATATGGAGCTCATTCACCGTGCGCTCGCCCTCAACATGCTGGCTTACAATTTCCTGATCCGCACCGACCTCGATCGCGCCATGCACTACGGGCAGCTGGCCATGCGGGCGTTTCGCGACGGCGGCGCGGATTTCGGCGCCATGCATCTGTATACGCATATCGGCCAAGCGGCGTTCTTCAGCGGCGACAGCGCAAGCGCCGAGGATGCCTACCGGAGCCTGATCGTGGAAGCCCAGACCAATATTGGCGAAGGCAGCGATCTCGATGCGGTAGGCCAGGTGCTGCTCAGCGAAGTTCTGTCGATGCGCGGCGAACTCGATGCGGCGTCGGGCGCCCTGTCCTGGGCACTGCCGCATCTGGAACGTCATGATACCTGGTTTGATCTTCTCGCCGCAGGTTTCATGGCGCAGCAAAGAGTGCTGCGCCTGAATGGCGATATCCTTGCCGCGCATGCCGCCATTGACAGTGCCAGGGCGACAGCCAGGCGCCGGGGCTTTGAACGCTTGACCCGGCTGATCGACGGCGAGCGTGTCACCCTGCTTGTCGCCACAGGCGATATCGAGGAGGCGGTACGGTATGCAGAAGCCAGCGGCTTTCCCTTACAGGCTGCCTATACCGACGCGCCCAACAATCTGGGGCTCAACCTGCGCGGTTGCGTCCCGGCGCTCCTCTGGACGCGGATATACACTGCGCGGGGCGACATTGCGCGGGCCCGCGACGTGTTCGACCGCTTGCGAACGCAACAGGCGCTGAAACCCCATGTGCCGCGCCATATCGAACTCGCTCTTCTCGATATCAAATTGCTGCAGGCCGAAGACCAGCCGGAAAAGGCCGCCGCGTGCCTGTCGAACCTGCTCCTGTCGCAGCCCATCGCGGATTATCGCGCAATCCTGCAAATCGAAGGTGCGGATTTTGCCAATGACCTGCGCCGTCTGGCGACCTTGGTGGAAATCCCGGCTGTGATAGCGCAACGCCTGGCTCACATTCTCGACGGGCCGGTCATAAAGATACCGTCCGAAGCGTCCTCTGTCGGTGCTGCGGCTGCCGATCTGAGCCGGGAGACCGGCGGATTGACTGAGCGGGAACGCAGCGTAATGCGGCTTTTAAGTGCAGGCCTCAGCAACAAGGAAATCGGCCGCAAGCTGGATCTCAGCGATAACACGGTCAAATTCCATTTGCGCAATATCTTTGCCAAGCTCAACGTCACAACCCGGACTGCAGCCGTGATGGCGAGCCGGAACGCCGGCGTGTCGCCCTGA
- a CDS encoding ABC transporter ATP-binding protein, which yields MAISIQIDAVTREYGPVKALDNVTLDIKAGEFFTLLGSSGCGKSSLLKLIGGFDRQTSGRVAFDGKDVGDLPANKRPVNTVFQSLALFPHMTVAQNVGYGLRLKGLSGASLDTKIGDALDLVELSGFGPRDVNLLSGGQRQRVALARALVMEPGILLLDEPLTGLDERLRQQMRDEFGRLHKRTGATFILVTHNQDEALSLSDRMAVMHRGRIEQVDAPARFFEAPANAFVARFVGIDTLLRPETVAVNAGKTEATVAGQTLPVRAQGAADAVGSVIAIRPDRLFLAPQGAPHALILTVVETTFRGLHRDLKLAFADGQTLVIAIEADADIGQLSTGQQVPVGLKPEAAVLISNAGLPAG from the coding sequence ATGGCGATATCGATCCAGATCGATGCTGTCACCCGGGAATATGGACCGGTCAAAGCGCTCGATAACGTAACCCTCGATATCAAGGCCGGCGAGTTCTTCACCCTGCTCGGATCATCCGGATGCGGGAAAAGTTCGCTTTTGAAGCTCATCGGTGGCTTTGACCGGCAGACCTCCGGTCGCGTCGCCTTCGACGGCAAGGATGTCGGCGATCTGCCGGCCAACAAACGGCCGGTCAATACGGTGTTCCAGAGCCTTGCCCTGTTTCCGCACATGACCGTCGCGCAGAATGTCGGCTATGGCCTTCGCCTGAAGGGACTGTCCGGGGCGTCACTGGACACGAAAATCGGCGATGCGCTCGATCTGGTCGAACTTTCCGGCTTCGGCCCGCGCGACGTCAATCTCTTGTCCGGCGGCCAGCGGCAGCGCGTGGCGCTTGCACGGGCGCTGGTGATGGAACCCGGAATTCTACTGCTCGACGAGCCGCTGACCGGGCTTGATGAGCGCCTGCGCCAACAGATGCGTGACGAATTCGGACGGCTGCACAAGCGAACGGGTGCTACCTTCATTCTGGTCACGCACAATCAGGACGAGGCGCTTAGCCTGTCTGACCGCATGGCCGTCATGCACCGGGGCCGTATCGAGCAGGTGGATGCACCCGCCCGTTTCTTCGAAGCGCCCGCCAACGCTTTCGTCGCCCGCTTCGTCGGGATCGACACCTTGTTGCGGCCGGAAACGGTCGCCGTAAACGCCGGAAAAACGGAAGCAACGGTCGCTGGCCAGACATTGCCGGTGCGCGCGCAAGGCGCCGCCGATGCTGTTGGAAGCGTCATTGCGATAAGACCCGACCGGTTGTTTCTCGCGCCGCAGGGAGCGCCGCATGCGCTGATCCTGACGGTAGTCGAGACGACGTTCCGTGGCCTGCATCGCGATCTGAAACTGGCCTTTGCCGACGGCCAGACATTGGTGATCGCCATTGAGGCTGATGCCGATATCGGCCAACTTTCCACGGGGCAACAGGTTCCTGTCGGACTGAAGCCCGAGGCGGCCGTGCTGATTTCCAATGCAGGACTACCGGCAGGATAA
- a CDS encoding helix-turn-helix domain-containing protein: MDQPQIDRARGMRLKQAMVIRGHHKAMALAAELSISPAALTKWTQGHAMSVDHACKLATLLHVSLDWLLIGRGGPDFLASDHSSALELDLIGKLRQRPARITKLLIDLTAEIPKAAPQTQPIQP; the protein is encoded by the coding sequence ATGGACCAGCCCCAAATTGACAGAGCCCGTGGTATGCGGCTCAAACAAGCCATGGTGATCCGCGGCCACCACAAAGCGATGGCCCTGGCGGCGGAACTCTCCATTTCACCGGCAGCCTTGACGAAATGGACGCAAGGTCACGCCATGTCCGTCGATCATGCGTGCAAACTCGCCACCCTGCTGCATGTGTCGCTGGACTGGCTGCTGATCGGGCGTGGTGGCCCTGATTTTCTGGCCTCGGATCATTCGAGTGCCCTGGAACTCGATCTGATTGGAAAGCTTCGCCAGCGGCCGGCACGGATCACAAAGCTCCTGATCGACCTGACGGCAGAGATACCGAAGGCGGCACCACAAACACAGCCGATTCAACCGTGA
- a CDS encoding LysR family transcriptional regulator: protein MIPPRSDRLVWELDWNLLRTFVVIAEVKSITRAAEQLNLKQPSVSNALRRLEDRVGRRLVERDATRFELTDVGQLLYEQSIEVFGTISQLPQLVRGVGDDVTGHVTIAVASHVISPIFDKALTAFHRSHPRATLTITVATSGDVTRQVREKRASLGLCLVSNRDAALDYTMVYREFFGFFCGPDHRFFGQEDLKLADLKGEPSVSFHTDNIADVLRPVALLRSEAKLATNVVGVSSSLEEVRRMIVAGLGIGPLPLHVARRDVADGVLWRLPPYETPPAIDVFLLVNPEKIINRAEKALITGIQTAIAETPLDQRIYGA from the coding sequence ATGATACCGCCACGATCCGACCGGCTGGTCTGGGAGCTCGACTGGAACCTCCTGCGAACCTTTGTTGTCATTGCCGAGGTGAAGAGCATCACCCGGGCCGCCGAGCAGCTCAATCTCAAGCAACCCAGCGTCAGCAATGCGCTGCGGCGCCTGGAAGACCGGGTCGGCCGCCGGCTGGTCGAGCGCGATGCCACTCGTTTTGAGCTGACCGATGTCGGCCAGCTGCTCTATGAGCAGAGCATCGAGGTCTTCGGCACGATTTCGCAGCTTCCGCAGCTGGTGCGCGGCGTCGGCGACGATGTCACCGGCCATGTAACGATCGCAGTCGCAAGCCATGTCATTTCGCCGATCTTCGACAAGGCGCTGACGGCGTTTCATCGCAGCCACCCGCGCGCAACGCTGACCATCACCGTTGCCACCAGCGGCGATGTCACCCGCCAGGTGCGCGAAAAGCGGGCCTCGCTGGGACTGTGCCTTGTCAGCAACCGCGATGCGGCCCTGGACTATACGATGGTCTACCGCGAATTCTTCGGCTTCTTCTGCGGTCCCGACCACCGTTTCTTCGGGCAGGAGGATTTGAAGCTCGCCGATTTGAAAGGCGAACCCTCCGTCTCGTTCCACACCGACAATATCGCCGATGTCCTGCGGCCCGTGGCGCTGTTGCGCAGTGAAGCCAAGCTCGCCACCAATGTGGTCGGGGTATCGTCGAGCCTTGAGGAGGTCCGCCGCATGATTGTCGCGGGGCTCGGTATCGGCCCATTGCCGCTCCACGTGGCCCGGCGCGACGTGGCCGACGGCGTGCTCTGGCGGTTGCCGCCCTATGAGACCCCGCCCGCCATCGATGTCTTCCTGCTGGTCAATCCGGAAAAGATCATCAACCGCGCCGAAAAAGCGCTCATTACCGGTATCCAGACCGCCATCGCCGAAACCCCGCTCGATCAACGCATCTACGGCGCTTAG
- a CDS encoding hydantoinase B/oxoprolinase family protein — translation MTTGGRRVDPVTQEIIEGKLMATVDEMGIVMARTSMSPVIYEVLDFACGLLTAEGELVAQMNGITLFTGTFGVQVKALIEKFSGNLADGDILLSNDPYAGGTHACDFAIVKPLFVDGEILAYAINVAHYLDVGGSVPGSLAPDATSVFQEGLRLPGVKIVRADVFSDEILHIISENVRLPDIALGDLNAQVATVRVAGRRMAELAGKYGAPIVHAAFANLLNASETRSRAAISALPDGHYTATDIIDGDGVSKEPIHVQVAVTIEGDGITIDFTGCPPAVAGPINCARGALQSAVRTIVKAMVGPQDPSNEGWFRPLTVIAPSGTIFTAEKPSPTGWYYEGSVHASELVWKALAPLMPSRFSAGSYSSLCVVYISGKDRSGQPFIHIEPQHGGWGASEHRDGAGALIALTDGDTYNYSVEVIEARFPLRVMRYGFNVEGGTGAGRRRGGFGIVREYEILGTGASAYGSFGRTATQPWGMDGGGQGTVNALQIAPVQGGAVRTYGRVAHIDLNKGDVLRVITGGGGGWGEPCKREPLLIEQDLRNGFLTKAQASSLYGYNTEVSG, via the coding sequence ATGACCACCGGCGGGCGACGTGTCGATCCTGTGACCCAGGAAATCATCGAGGGCAAGCTGATGGCGACCGTCGATGAGATGGGCATTGTCATGGCCCGCACCAGCATGAGCCCGGTCATCTATGAAGTGCTCGATTTTGCCTGCGGTCTCCTCACCGCAGAAGGCGAACTTGTTGCCCAGATGAACGGCATCACGCTGTTTACCGGCACGTTCGGCGTGCAGGTGAAAGCGCTGATTGAAAAATTCAGCGGCAATCTCGCCGATGGCGACATCCTGCTGTCCAACGATCCCTATGCCGGCGGCACCCATGCCTGCGATTTTGCAATCGTCAAGCCGCTCTTCGTCGATGGAGAAATCCTCGCCTATGCCATCAACGTCGCCCATTATCTCGATGTCGGCGGATCGGTTCCGGGCAGCCTTGCACCGGATGCCACATCCGTGTTCCAGGAGGGATTGCGGCTGCCGGGCGTCAAGATCGTCCGCGCCGACGTGTTCTCCGATGAAATCCTGCACATTATCAGCGAAAATGTCCGCCTGCCGGATATCGCCCTCGGCGATCTCAATGCGCAGGTCGCAACCGTCAGGGTTGCCGGTCGCCGCATGGCGGAGCTGGCGGGCAAGTATGGCGCGCCTATCGTTCATGCCGCCTTCGCCAATCTCTTGAACGCCAGCGAGACACGCAGCCGGGCAGCCATCTCAGCCCTTCCAGACGGCCATTACACGGCAACAGATATTATTGACGGAGACGGCGTCAGCAAGGAGCCGATCCATGTCCAGGTGGCGGTGACCATTGAGGGCGACGGAATCACGATCGATTTTACCGGCTGCCCGCCGGCAGTTGCCGGGCCGATCAACTGCGCGCGGGGTGCACTGCAGTCGGCCGTCAGAACCATCGTCAAGGCGATGGTCGGCCCTCAGGACCCGTCCAACGAAGGCTGGTTCCGGCCGCTGACGGTCATCGCACCGTCAGGCACCATCTTCACCGCCGAAAAACCGTCCCCGACCGGCTGGTATTACGAAGGATCGGTTCATGCATCGGAGCTGGTCTGGAAGGCGCTCGCACCGTTGATGCCGTCGCGGTTTTCCGCCGGGTCCTATTCCAGTCTCTGCGTCGTCTATATTTCCGGCAAGGACCGCAGCGGCCAGCCGTTCATTCACATCGAGCCGCAACATGGTGGCTGGGGCGCCAGCGAGCACCGGGATGGGGCCGGCGCGCTGATCGCGCTGACCGATGGCGATACCTACAATTATTCCGTCGAAGTCATCGAGGCGCGGTTCCCGCTCAGGGTCATGCGCTACGGCTTCAATGTCGAGGGTGGAACGGGCGCCGGGCGCCGGCGCGGCGGCTTCGGTATCGTGCGCGAATACGAAATCCTCGGCACGGGCGCATCGGCCTATGGCAGCTTCGGGCGAACGGCGACACAGCCATGGGGCATGGACGGCGGCGGGCAGGGGACGGTCAATGCCTTGCAGATCGCACCGGTCCAGGGCGGAGCGGTCCGGACCTATGGCCGCGTGGCGCATATCGATCTCAATAAGGGCGACGTGTTGCGCGTCATTACCGGCGGCGGCGGCGGTTGGGGTGAACCGTGCAAGCGCGAGCCATTGCTGATCGAGCAGGATCTGCGCAACGGCTTTCTGACCAAGGCACAGGCGTCAAGTCTTTACGGATACAACACGGAGGTTTCAGGATGA
- a CDS encoding ABC transporter substrate-binding protein — translation MKTLISGLMAATLAFAASFTAFSASADDLEAIKSSGELRIAMSGQYPPFNFVNEKNEVVGFDASIGTAIAERVGVKGTLVTTAWDGIIAGLLANKFDTVVGSMTITPEREKVVDFVGPYYHAGRAVFVNDASAVQKLDELKGKTLGVTLGETHEKWAREQGGWDVRTYKGLPELLLELKSGRVDAIVVDNIPVMVAVKETGEKVRRLETPDIEGGSVAIGIAIRKNNPELKAAMQKALDAMMADGSYEKIAMEWVGSDIR, via the coding sequence ATGAAAACACTCATTTCAGGCCTTATGGCCGCGACATTGGCCTTTGCCGCCAGCTTCACCGCTTTTTCGGCCAGCGCCGACGATCTCGAGGCGATCAAGTCTTCCGGTGAATTGCGCATCGCCATGTCCGGCCAGTATCCGCCTTTCAACTTCGTCAACGAGAAAAACGAGGTCGTCGGTTTCGATGCCTCGATCGGGACGGCGATCGCCGAGCGGGTCGGCGTCAAGGGAACGCTGGTGACGACAGCCTGGGACGGCATCATTGCCGGCCTGCTCGCCAACAAGTTCGACACCGTCGTCGGCTCGATGACCATCACGCCGGAACGCGAGAAGGTCGTCGATTTCGTCGGCCCCTACTACCATGCCGGCCGCGCGGTGTTCGTCAACGACGCCTCGGCAGTTCAGAAGCTGGACGAACTGAAGGGCAAGACGCTCGGCGTCACGCTTGGCGAAACGCATGAGAAATGGGCCCGTGAACAGGGCGGCTGGGACGTGCGTACCTACAAAGGCCTGCCGGAACTGCTGCTTGAGTTGAAGTCCGGCCGTGTCGATGCCATCGTCGTCGATAACATTCCCGTCATGGTCGCCGTCAAGGAAACCGGTGAAAAAGTCCGCCGCCTTGAAACACCGGATATCGAAGGCGGCAGCGTTGCCATCGGCATCGCCATCCGCAAGAACAATCCGGAGCTGAAGGCTGCGATGCAGAAGGCTCTTGACGCGATGATGGCGGATGGTTCCTACGAGAAGATCGCCATGGAATGGGTCGGCAGCGACATCCGCTGA